CCCAGACGGGCAATTTCCGTAATTCCTCTCGTAATTAAGGCTGCCTTTGTATTATCCCCGTATCCCAGTCCGTCTGCTGTTCCTGCCGCCAGCGCAATGACATTTTTTAGCGCACCGCCCAGCTCAATGCCCAGAATATCCGGACTGATATAAACACGAAATACAGGACTCATAAAAACGTTCTGCAAAAACTCTGCCGTTTCTTTGTCCTTTGCTCCGACTACACAGGTTGTAGGAAGTCCTCGGCTTACCTCCTCTGCATGGCTGGGTCCTGAAAGCACACAGCCCTTTGCTCCGGGAATTTCTTCTTCGATAATATCCGTAAGTGTCATCAGAGTCGTCTCCTCTATTCCCTTTGCCACATTCACAATCAGCTGTCCCTTTTTTACATAAGGGGCAACCTTTTTTGCTGTACTGCGCACTGCCACAGAAGGTACTGCAAAGACAAGTACATCTTTTGCCTGTAAAGCGCTTTCTAAATTACCGGTAATTTCAATTCTCTCCGGTATCTGTACCCCCGGAAGCTTTGATTTGTGTTCTCTGCTTTTTGCCAGTTCTTTTGCTTCTTCTTCCCTATGCGACCACAAGGTCACCTCATGCCCATTCTTTTCTAAAAGAATTGCCAGAGCCGTGCCCCAGCTTCCTGCCCCAATTACACTTACTTTGCTCATAAGCTTCTACCTCTTTTTCCTAAGAAAAATTTTGTTTTCATTTCCATGTATCAAACGAACAATATTCTGTCTATGCCTCCAATATGCCAGAAGCATTAAAACTACTGCCACACCATACATTTCATATAAAGCAGGCTGCGTACAGTCATAAGTCCCCATTTGTCCGAAAATAATAAGCGCCACTACAAATCCAAAATACGCCAACAAAGAGCCCAAAGACACATAATGTGTCAGGAAAAATGCTCCAAAAAACAATACGGCACAAATCAGAAACAGCCTCCAGTCAAATGCCAACAAAAGACCTACCGATGCTGCAATACCCTTTCCACCTTTAAATTTCAGATAAAAAGGAAAATTATGTCCCAAAACACAACCCGCACCTGCATATAACTCTAAAAGCAGTAAATCATTTCCCTGGTGTGATGCAAAAAGTAATTTTGCAATAAGAATAGCCACAACGCATTTTAAACAATCCCCCAAAAGCGTTAATGCCCCTGCTTTTTTTCCCAGCGTTCTCAATGCATTCGTACTTCCTGCATTTCCACTTCCATGTTCACGTATATCAATTCCGTTTTTCTTTCCATAAATGTAAGCGGTTTGAAACAACCCACATACATAACCGATTGCCAGACAAATCACTCGCGCTAACATTTTCTCTATTCTCCCTCTTTTCGCTCACGAATAATAAACTTCAACGAAGTTCCTTTAAATCCGAATGCTTCTCTGATTTTATTTTCCAAATATCTCACATAAGAAAAATGCATCAATTCTTTATCATTTACAAAAATAACAAAAGTAGGCGGTTTTACAGAAACCTGTGTTGTATAGAAGATTTTTAAACGTTTCCCTTTGTCAGAAGGTGGCTGCTGAAGAGCTGTTGCTTCTGTAATAATCTCATTTAAGACACCTGTCTGAATACGCAGTGTCTGATTTTCCAGAACCATATCAATAGTTTCAAAAAGATTTGGAATTCTCTGTCCTGTATGTGCAGAAATAAACATAATCTCTGCGTAAGGCATATAAGAAAGAGTCTCTCTTACTTTATTGGTAAACTTATAAATCGTTTTGTCATTCTTTTCAATAGCATCCCATTTATTTACGGCAATTACCACACCTTTTCCTCTGTCATGAGCAATTCCTGCAATTTTTGCATCCTGCTCTGTTACACCTTCTGTGGCATCAATCATCATAACCACCACATCTGCTCTTTCTACAGCAGTTACCGTACGAATAATGCTATATCTCTCCAGTTCTTCTTTAATCTTGTTTTTTCTACGAAGACCTGCTGTGTCAATAAAAGTATATTCTTTTCCTTGATAAGTCACCTTTGTATCAATAGCATCTCTGGTAGTTCCTGCAATGTTAGAAACAATGACTCTATCTTCTCCTAAAATTTTGTTAATCAGAGAAGATTTCCCTACATTTGGTTTTCCTACTACTGCAATTTTTGGAATTTCATCTTCTTCATCATTTTGTGCATCATCATCGAAATGTTCTACGACTTTTTCCAGCATATCTCCTAATCCCAACATAGATGCAGCAGAAATAGGTACCGGTTCTCCAATTCCCAAATTATAAAACTCATAAGTATCCATCATGAATTTTTGGAAACTATCCACTTTATTTACAACTAAAACTACTGGCTTTTTACTTCTTCGAAGCATATCCGCTACTTTTGAATCTGCATCTACCAGGCCCTGACGAACATCTGTCATGAAAATAATGACATCTGCAGTATCAATAGCAATCTGTGCCTGCTCTCTCATCTGAGAAAGAATAACATCATTACTCTCCGGTTCAATTCCTCCGGTATCAATCATAGTAAACGTCTTGTCCAACCATGTTACTTCTGCATAAATTCTATCTCTTGTTACTCCTGGTGTATCTTTTACAATAGAAATCTTTTCCCCTGCAAGGGCATTAAAAAGTGTTGATTTTCCTACATTAGGCCTTCCAACAATTGCTACAATCGGTTTGCTCATACATTGTTCTCCTTTTATTTGTTTTTCTTGTATTTTCTCCTAAAACTGCCGCTACAAAATCTGCACCTGCTTCATCTACAATCTGCACAGGAACTTTTAAAGCTGTTTCAATTTCACCTACGGTTGTATCATCCAGAAATACATCTTCTCCACTTCGAAGCAAATTACAAGGAAGCAACAGACATTCTCCCAAATCTTCATTTGCAAGTTGCTTGATTATATCTTGGCCTGTCAAAAGCCCTGACACGGTAATCCTCTCTCCGAAAAAGTCATTGCGTATTTCATATCCTTGGATTTCTATGTGAGGGAACTTTTCCTTCACTTTATCTGCATATTTGCATATATACGGATATGCCAACCTTCCTGTTGCAAAAGAAATCTTTCTCTTTCTGTTATCAGAAACTGTTTCTTCCAGAGCCTCTGTCACTTCTGTATCTAAAAGCCGCAACATACCCACTCCGTTTTCTAACTGAAGATAGCCGTCATATCGTTCTTCCTCAGGAAGTTCTCTGCCTGCCAGCAGATACCATTCATCACTGGCATGAATAAAATGAATCCCAAATTCAGGAAAGATTTTCTTTTGCCAGCTTTCAATGGTGTCAATTACCTGCGCTGCCTCATCCTTTGTAAAAGGCTCTAATGGATAAAGCCCGTCCCTATATTTACTAAGTCCCACAGGAACCACAGAAACGCTGCGCAAATGAGGCAAATACTGTGTTAAATCACAAATACTACGTTCTAATTCAGCCTTATCATTTAACCCTTTACACAGAACAATCTGTCCATTCATCTCAATTCCCGCTTCAAATAAGCGCTGTACCTTAGGAAAAATATCTCCGGCAAAACGATTATTCAGCATTTTACATCGAAGCTTAGGATTTGTAGTCTGAAAAGAAATATTAATCGGCGCTAAATGATAATGAATAATTCTGTCAATATCATGGTCACTCATATTAGTAAGCGTTACATAATTCCCCTGTAAAAAAGACAGTCGAGAATCATCGTCTTTAAAATACAGCGTTTCTCGCATTCCCGGTGGCATCTGATCAATAAAGCAAAAAACACATTTATTTCTACAGGAACGATATTCATCCATCAGACTGTTTTCAAACTCGATGCCTAAATCCTCTTCAAACTCTTTTTCGATTTCCAGTTCCCATTCTTCGCCATTTGATTTTCTTATCAGCAATTCTATATATTCATCATTCACCAGATAATGATAATCAAAAACATCTTCTATGGTTTCTCCATTGATGCTGATCAACTCATCTCCCGGCTCTAATTCTAACTCCCAGGCAATGCTTCCTTCTTTTACCTGGCTGATTTTATGTCGGTTATTTTTCATATTCTTCCTCCTGCAAATGCCCGTTATTTTTTATAATACCAACATTATATGAAAAAAGCAATATTTTTCCTTGACTCTCATGCGTGTCGAATGTTATAACTTATTGTGTAATTATGTCAAATAACTGTAAAATGGAGGTCATTATGGTTAATATCAGTTTGCTGGAAAAATCTATCCCGGTGGCTCCTATTAAAATAGCAGCATTAAAAAGCTGTTCTGAATTAGCTTCTCAGGTAGATGCTCATCTGGTACAATTCCGAAAAGAATTAAATTCTCACAATCAATCCGGATTAAACTTCCGGGGTTATGCTGAAAACAGTTTTCTCATTGACTGCAGCTGCCCACGCTTTGGTTCAGGAGAAGCCAAAGGTGTAATCAACGAATCTATTCGTGGTGCAGATATGTTTGTTATGGTAGATGTCTGTAATCACAGTTTAACTTACAATATGTGCGGACATGTGAATCACATGTCACCTGACGACCATTATCAGGATTTAAAACGTATTATTGCTACTGCTGCCGGAAAAGCACATCGTATTAACGTAATCATGCCTTTCCTCTATGAAAGCCGCCAGCACAAAAGAAGCAAAAGAGAATCTCTCGACTGTGCTCTTGCACTTCAGGAATTAGTTCAAATGGGTGTTTCTAATATCATTACTTTTGACGCTCATGATCCACGTATGCAGAATGCAATTCCGTTATCCGGATTTGATAACTTCATGCCAACTTACCAGTTCTTAAAAACATTATGTGCAAATATCGAAGATTTTAAAATTGATAACGAGCACTTAATGATTATCAGCCCTGACGAAGGTGCTATGCAAAGAGCTGTGTACTTCTCTAATATTTTAGGTGTTGACATGGGTATGTTCTACAAACGCCGTGATTATTCCACCGTTGTAAACGGACGTAATCCAATTGTTGCTCATGAATTTTTAGGCGACTCCGTAGAAGGAAAAGATGTGATTGTTATTGACGACATGATTTCTTCCGGAGAAAGTATGTTAGATGTTGCAAGAAAATTAAAAGAACGTAAGGCAAAACGTGTAATTGTATGTACTACTTTTGGTCTTTTCACAGACGGACTGGAAAAATTCGATGAATATTACGAAAAAGAATATATTTATCGTGTGATTACTACAAATCTAAACTACAGAAATCCAGAATTGCTGACACGTCCTTATTATCTGGAAGCTGATATGAGTAAATATCTGGCAAGTATCATGGATATTTTAAACCATGACTTATCTGTAAACAAAGTTCGAAATACAACAAAGAAAATCAATAAGCTTCTGAAGAGGTGCTAAAAACTTATCAAACATTGAAAAACAGATGGTCACAAGGCCATCTGTTTTTATTATGTAATCTTTAATTCACTTGATATACATCTGCGTACATTCTCCCAAATTCCATCGCATCCTCATGACTTTCAAAATAAATATCAACATGTCCATAAGGTACACCTCTGTCCTCTACTGTATACACAGATCCATTTATTTTTAATTTCGTTCCAAAAGGAATTCCATTCATAGCTACTGTTCTTCCCTGTACCGGAACAGTTCCGCTGGCAGTTAAGCCGCTGGAATGCCCTGAACAGCAAGAACCGTTACAATATGCCGTAATCTTAAATTTTCCTAAATATTTCTCACCAGATGTATTCTGACCTTCACTTTCCTGAGAATTGTTGTTATTATCTTCCGGTTTCTGCGGTGTTTCCGGTTTACTTTCTTCCGGCGCAGGCTTATTTTCCGGTTTTGTTGTGTTTTCCGGTTTCGCAGTATTATCCGGCTTTGGAGTTTGTACAGACGGTTTCTGTGACTGTGCAGCCTCCTCATCCTTTTCCTGCTTAATTAAAGCATTGATTTTATCACTTTGCACATTGATTTTATTCAGCAATGCTTTTGTAGTATCCTTTTCCGCAGAAATCTGTGTCTCATATTCTTCCATCTGAGACCGGGTACTTTTCATAACTGATGAAATCTCGTCCTGCTTTTCTAAACTTTCTTTATGAAGCTTTTTAAGCTTTTCCTGCTCTTTTTTTATACTTTCTTCTTTTTCTTTAATTTCCGCTGTTGTCTTTTTATATTCTTCCAGCATCTTTCTATCATACTTTGTCATCTGCGACATATTTTCTGCCTGACTTAAAAATTCTGAAAGATCCTTTGCTTCCAAAAATAATGTTATATAAGAACTATTTGAATTTTCGTACATATACTGAATACGAAGTTTCATTTTGGAATACTGTTCTTCCTCTTTTTTTTGCGCTTCTCCCAGTTGGGTTTCAAGCTCCGCCAGTTCTTCCTGTCTTGCATCTGACTGACTCTGAATATCCTGAAGGTTTTCTCCCAATTCGCTAAGCTGGTTATTCAGTTCTGTCAAGTACTCTTCCAAATTATTTTTCTTGGATTCCAGACTTTTGATTCTTCCCTGAGCATCATTTAACTGTTTCTCATTTTCCTTTTGTTTACCCTGCTCTGCAGAAATCTTACTCTGTGTAGTCGCAGCGTAACAAGGAGTGATAATCAGACTTGCTGATAAAAGCCCCAAAATCAGACCTGTACTTGTTTTTTTCCTCATAATCAAAGCTCCTTTTCATAACCGAAACTGATTATAACATAATATTCACAAGAAAAATAGCCTTTTTTCATTTTTTCGTAACATTTATGTAATAGTACCTAAGATTTTCTGTTAAATTTATGCAATTATCCCATTGATTTTTTTTCATTTATCTTTGATATTCAAAGGCATTTCGAATAAGCTCTGCCCTATTGGAAGATATCCCTACTACGTCAAAACGACAAGGCGTATCCTCAGGATATCCCTCTTTGGTAAGATAATACAAGGCTGTTCTGGAAATTTTTCTCTGCTTTGCTTTCGTCACGGCTTCCAGTGGGCTTCCGTAACTTAAATCACTTCTGTATTTCACTTCAATAAAACACAGATACTCCCCCTCTTTTCCAATTAAATCAATCTCACCTTGTTTACACCGGTAATTTCGTTCTAATATAAAATATCCTTGTTCTTCCAAAAGTTCAGCTGCTTTTTCTTCATATTTTCTGCCAATTTCATTCATAATTTTCCCCTGTCACATTATGAATGAAACTCCTTCTGTGTATCGGAGTCGGACCATATTTCTTAATGGCCTCAATATGTTCTTTAGAGCCGTATCCTTTATTGGATGCAAACCCATATTCCGGCATGATTTTATCATATTCCCTCATCAGGCGATCTCTGGTAACCTTTGCCACAATACTGGCCGCCGCTATGGAAATACTCTTTGCATCTCCCTTAATAATAGGCACTTGAGGGATGGTAATCTGAGGAATAGTCACTGCATCATTTAACAAAATTTGAGGTGTGACATCCAATTTTGAAACAGCTTCTCGCATCGCCTCATAGGTCGCCTGCAAAATATTGATTTCATCAATTCTCTGAGGACTTGCATATCCAACTGCCACAGAAACTGCTTTTTCCATAATTTCATCATAAAGTTGTTCTCGCATTTTTTCAGAAAGCTGTTTTGAGTCATTCACATATAAAATTTCACAATCCGGCGGCAAAATCACTGCACCTGCCACTACAGGACCGGCAAAAGGGCCACGCCCCACTTCATCAATCCCACAAATATAGCCTAAATGTTCATATTCACGCTCAAATTCTCTCATTTGCTTTAAACGTTCTTTTTCCTGTTCCAAAGCTTGTATGCGCTTGTGCCCCTGTTCTACAAGCTTCTGTACACCTTTTCGTTCATCCGCCCTGTAAATTTCACAAAAAGCAGGCAATTCCTGTATCGGTGTATTCTTAAATCTCTCTTTAATTTCCTGAATACTTTCCATTTTAAGCCTCCGGCTTTTCTAAAGTAATTTTTCCGATTTTCCCGTTTCTAAACTCTTCTAATAAAATATTAGCTGCCTTTAAATAATCCAGCTCGTTACCTTTCTGTATACATTTCCTATTTTCTGCAACTTGTTCCAACATAGAAAGTGCATTTTCGCTTTCCTCAATATCATATCTTTTTGTCAAAACGCCCTCATAAGACTCATGAAGATATTTTAACAATTCCAGAGATAATTCTTCTAAATTTAAAATTTCGTCTTTAATAGAGCCTACCATAGCGAGTTTTGCTCCTACGCTCTGATCTTCAAATTTCGGCCATAAAATCCCCGGTGTATCCAGAAGTTCTACGTTTTTGTTAATGCGTATCCACTGTTTTCCCTTTGTCACGCCTGGTTTATTTCCTGTTTTCGTGCAGGCTTTCCCTGCAAATGCATTGATAAATGTAGATTTTCCTACATTTGGAATTCCCACTACCATCGCTCTGATTGGTCTGTTGATAATTCCTCTTTTTCTGTCTCGCTCAAGCTTTTCTTTACAGGACTCCATGACAACAGGAAGAACTCCTTTTATCCCTGCACCGCTTTTTGCATTTAATTTTACTACATAATAGCCTTTGCTTTTAAAATATTCTGCCCATTTCTCATTTTCGCGCTCATCTGCTAAATCTGATTTATTTAACAAAATAAGTCTTGCTTTATTTTTGCCTAATTCATCTATATCCGGATTTCGACTGGAAAAAGGAATTCTCGCATCCACCACCTCAATAATCAGGTCAATGAGCTTAATATTCTCCTGCATCATACGTTTTGCTTTTGTCATGTGTCCCGGGTACCATTGATAATTCATGCTATTTCTCCTTTTGTCTAATGTTTTATAAATCCCATTTTGTTTACCGGTGCAACTCGAAACCACAGCTTACCTTCAATATATTTCTTCTTAACTTTCTTTACCTCTGCAAAGCGGCTGTCTTCACTGTTATTTCGATTGTCACCTAACACAAAATATTCATCATTTTTCAAAGTAACCCCTTCGTCTGCCAGACCGGGATTTGTCATTTTATCCACTTTCATTTTTTCTTTATATTTTTTTCCATCAATATAAACTTCCCCATTCTGAATTTGAATTGTTTCTCCGGGAAGTCCGATTACTCTTTTAATATGAATTGCCGCATTGTCTTTTCCATCCTTTGTAAAGGCAATCATATCTTCTCTTTTGGGCCCTGTTAGCTTATATGCCAGCTTATTTATAAAAAAAGTTTCACCTGTCCGCAAGGTAGGTTCCATACTGCTTTCCTGCATACGAATACTCTGAAAAAAGAAAATAGATACCACTGCAGCAACAGCCAACACCACTGCCACCTGAAATACCCAGCTAAAAACTGTTCTACCTCTTTTACTTTTAATAAACTCCAGCGCCATTTCCCTTTGCTGTTCTCTCTTTTTTCTGCTTTTCTTCTTTTTCATCCTGTTTTCACCTAAATTATCCGTATTGAAGAAACAGGGACATATACCAAAGTATGTGTCCCTGTCATGTTTACGTTATTATTTTACTAACTCTTTTACTTTCGCTGCTTTACCTACACGCTGTCTTAAGTAGTTCAATTTTGCACGTCTTACTTTACCACGTCTTATAACTTCTACTCTTTCTACGTTAGGGGAGTGTAATGGCCATGTTTTTTCAACACCAATTCCGTTAGAATTTTTTCTAACTGTGAATGTTTCACGGTTGCTTCCACCCTGTTTCTTTAATACAACACCTTCGAAAACCTGAATTCTTTCACGATTACCTTCTTTGATTTTACCGTGAACTCTTACAGTATCTCCTACGTTGAATTCCGGTGCTTCTGCTTTCATCTGAGCAGCTTCAATGTTTTTAATAATTTCGTTCATGATTTTTCTCCTTTAAATTCGGACGTTCTTAATGCAATCAGCAACAGAGGACCATCTCTTTTTACAACATGGGTAATTATACTATCTCCCCATATCCTTGTCAAGTATTTTCCCTTGATTTTTAAACAGATTAGAAAAATTCCACCTCTCTCGGTGTCAGAAATTTTTCTTCTAAATGAGCTTTTACCGCAGATGCGTCATAAGCTCTTGCTCCCTTTTTACACAGTAAAGCGCATCGCATACAGGAAATACATTTCCTTTCGTCAATTTCCAGCGTATCCTTGGAAATGGCATACACAGGACATTTCTGCACGCATACCTGACAGCCTGTGCAGCGTTCTTTTATAAAAGCTTTTGGTACAGGCTTCATCTCTTTTTTATCCGGCATGG
The DNA window shown above is from Blautia hansenii DSM 20583 and carries:
- a CDS encoding NAD(P)H-dependent glycerol-3-phosphate dehydrogenase, which translates into the protein MSKVSVIGAGSWGTALAILLEKNGHEVTLWSHREEEAKELAKSREHKSKLPGVQIPERIEITGNLESALQAKDVLVFAVPSVAVRSTAKKVAPYVKKGQLIVNVAKGIEETTLMTLTDIIEEEIPGAKGCVLSGPSHAEEVSRGLPTTCVVGAKDKETAEFLQNVFMSPVFRVYISPDILGIELGGALKNVIALAAGTADGLGYGDNTKAALITRGITEIARLGIAMGAKADTFYGLSGIGDLIVTCASKHSRNRKAGYLMGQGRSMQQAMDEVNMVVEGVYSAKAGLALSQKYKVEMPIIEQVNKVLFEGKAPAAAVKELMVRDKKIESWDSTWTME
- the plsY gene encoding glycerol-3-phosphate 1-O-acyltransferase PlsY, coding for MLARVICLAIGYVCGLFQTAYIYGKKNGIDIREHGSGNAGSTNALRTLGKKAGALTLLGDCLKCVVAILIAKLLFASHQGNDLLLLELYAGAGCVLGHNFPFYLKFKGGKGIAASVGLLLAFDWRLFLICAVLFFGAFFLTHYVSLGSLLAYFGFVVALIIFGQMGTYDCTQPALYEMYGVAVVLMLLAYWRHRQNIVRLIHGNENKIFLRKKR
- the der gene encoding ribosome biogenesis GTPase Der: MSKPIVAIVGRPNVGKSTLFNALAGEKISIVKDTPGVTRDRIYAEVTWLDKTFTMIDTGGIEPESNDVILSQMREQAQIAIDTADVIIFMTDVRQGLVDADSKVADMLRRSKKPVVLVVNKVDSFQKFMMDTYEFYNLGIGEPVPISAASMLGLGDMLEKVVEHFDDDAQNDEEDEIPKIAVVGKPNVGKSSLINKILGEDRVIVSNIAGTTRDAIDTKVTYQGKEYTFIDTAGLRRKNKIKEELERYSIIRTVTAVERADVVVMMIDATEGVTEQDAKIAGIAHDRGKGVVIAVNKWDAIEKNDKTIYKFTNKVRETLSYMPYAEIMFISAHTGQRIPNLFETIDMVLENQTLRIQTGVLNEIITEATALQQPPSDKGKRLKIFYTTQVSVKPPTFVIFVNDKELMHFSYVRYLENKIREAFGFKGTSLKFIIRERKEGE
- a CDS encoding radical SAM protein; its protein translation is MKNNRHKISQVKEGSIAWELELEPGDELISINGETIEDVFDYHYLVNDEYIELLIRKSNGEEWELEIEKEFEEDLGIEFENSLMDEYRSCRNKCVFCFIDQMPPGMRETLYFKDDDSRLSFLQGNYVTLTNMSDHDIDRIIHYHLAPINISFQTTNPKLRCKMLNNRFAGDIFPKVQRLFEAGIEMNGQIVLCKGLNDKAELERSICDLTQYLPHLRSVSVVPVGLSKYRDGLYPLEPFTKDEAAQVIDTIESWQKKIFPEFGIHFIHASDEWYLLAGRELPEEERYDGYLQLENGVGMLRLLDTEVTEALEETVSDNRKRKISFATGRLAYPYICKYADKVKEKFPHIEIQGYEIRNDFFGERITVSGLLTGQDIIKQLANEDLGECLLLPCNLLRSGEDVFLDDTTVGEIETALKVPVQIVDEAGADFVAAVLGENTRKTNKRRTMYEQTDCSNCWKA
- a CDS encoding ribose-phosphate pyrophosphokinase → MVNISLLEKSIPVAPIKIAALKSCSELASQVDAHLVQFRKELNSHNQSGLNFRGYAENSFLIDCSCPRFGSGEAKGVINESIRGADMFVMVDVCNHSLTYNMCGHVNHMSPDDHYQDLKRIIATAAGKAHRINVIMPFLYESRQHKRSKRESLDCALALQELVQMGVSNIITFDAHDPRMQNAIPLSGFDNFMPTYQFLKTLCANIEDFKIDNEHLMIISPDEGAMQRAVYFSNILGVDMGMFYKRRDYSTVVNGRNPIVAHEFLGDSVEGKDVIVIDDMISSGESMLDVARKLKERKAKRVIVCTTFGLFTDGLEKFDEYYEKEYIYRVITTNLNYRNPELLTRPYYLEADMSKYLASIMDILNHDLSVNKVRNTTKKINKLLKRC
- a CDS encoding YraN family protein, encoding MNEIGRKYEEKAAELLEEQGYFILERNYRCKQGEIDLIGKEGEYLCFIEVKYRSDLSYGSPLEAVTKAKQRKISRTALYYLTKEGYPEDTPCRFDVVGISSNRAELIRNAFEYQR
- a CDS encoding ribonuclease HII, yielding MESIQEIKERFKNTPIQELPAFCEIYRADERKGVQKLVEQGHKRIQALEQEKERLKQMREFEREYEHLGYICGIDEVGRGPFAGPVVAGAVILPPDCEILYVNDSKQLSEKMREQLYDEIMEKAVSVAVGYASPQRIDEINILQATYEAMREAVSKLDVTPQILLNDAVTIPQITIPQVPIIKGDAKSISIAAASIVAKVTRDRLMREYDKIMPEYGFASNKGYGSKEHIEAIKKYGPTPIHRRSFIHNVTGENYE
- the ylqF gene encoding ribosome biogenesis GTPase YlqF; amino-acid sequence: MNYQWYPGHMTKAKRMMQENIKLIDLIIEVVDARIPFSSRNPDIDELGKNKARLILLNKSDLADERENEKWAEYFKSKGYYVVKLNAKSGAGIKGVLPVVMESCKEKLERDRKRGIINRPIRAMVVGIPNVGKSTFINAFAGKACTKTGNKPGVTKGKQWIRINKNVELLDTPGILWPKFEDQSVGAKLAMVGSIKDEILNLEELSLELLKYLHESYEGVLTKRYDIEESENALSMLEQVAENRKCIQKGNELDYLKAANILLEEFRNGKIGKITLEKPEA
- the lepB gene encoding signal peptidase I produces the protein MKKKKSRKKREQQREMALEFIKSKRGRTVFSWVFQVAVVLAVAAVVSIFFFQSIRMQESSMEPTLRTGETFFINKLAYKLTGPKREDMIAFTKDGKDNAAIHIKRVIGLPGETIQIQNGEVYIDGKKYKEKMKVDKMTNPGLADEGVTLKNDEYFVLGDNRNNSEDSRFAEVKKVKKKYIEGKLWFRVAPVNKMGFIKH
- the rplS gene encoding 50S ribosomal protein L19: MNEIIKNIEAAQMKAEAPEFNVGDTVRVHGKIKEGNRERIQVFEGVVLKKQGGSNRETFTVRKNSNGIGVEKTWPLHSPNVERVEVIRRGKVRRAKLNYLRQRVGKAAKVKELVK